In Paenibacillus guangzhouensis, a single window of DNA contains:
- a CDS encoding DUF1540 domain-containing protein: MAKDVMCEVNNCKFWANGNKCNATSIYVVNNRGTNARNSEETDCKTFESKI, from the coding sequence ATGGCTAAAGACGTAATGTGCGAAGTGAATAACTGTAAATTCTGGGCGAACGGTAACAAATGTAATGCTACTTCTATCTATGTTGTAAACAACCGCGGAACGAATGCTAGAAATTCGGAAGAAACGGATTGTAAAACATTCGAATCAAAAATCTAA
- a CDS encoding methylated-DNA--[protein]-cysteine S-methyltransferase produces MTKAKNHTLYWSTALHGGSKFYFAATDQGLCYVGSPDRPYEEMVTAVSRHRPDSTWIQDDEGLKTVRAELVEYMEGTRRDFSFTFDLIGTPFQLAVWQALCRIPYGETRSYAEIAQAILKPAAVRAVGAAIGANPVLVVIPCHRVIGKNGAMTGYRGGLDMKTKLLQLEQQQSREQITC; encoded by the coding sequence ATAACCAAAGCGAAGAATCATACATTGTATTGGTCAACCGCCTTACATGGTGGCTCGAAGTTCTATTTCGCAGCTACGGACCAAGGTCTCTGCTATGTGGGGTCACCGGACCGGCCTTACGAAGAAATGGTGACGGCCGTCTCCAGGCATCGTCCGGATTCTACTTGGATTCAAGATGATGAAGGACTCAAGACGGTTCGTGCGGAGTTGGTGGAATACATGGAAGGGACGAGGCGCGATTTCTCATTCACATTCGATTTGATTGGCACCCCGTTCCAGCTCGCAGTATGGCAGGCATTATGCCGGATTCCATATGGTGAGACCAGGTCTTACGCAGAGATCGCCCAAGCTATCTTGAAACCGGCTGCCGTTCGTGCGGTTGGCGCAGCCATCGGTGCGAATCCTGTGCTAGTGGTTATTCCATGTCATCGTGTGATTGGTAAAAATGGAGCGATGACGGGTTATCGAGGTGGTCTGGACATGAAGACCAAATTGTTGCAATTGGAACAACAACAGAGCCGTGAGCAAATCACGTGCTGA
- a CDS encoding 3-hydroxybutyryl-CoA dehydrogenase — protein MPMIREVTVLGAGQMGSGIAQTFAQHGYMVGLYDIESAAVTRGLAGIEESLSRFVRKGSLSEEDKSQILQRIHPSTDLNIATRSQLVIEAVPEKIALKTAILKQLDDRCSQNTIFATNTSSISITAIASATRRPEQVIGMHFMNPVPIMPLVEIIRGLATSVDTFEQIQFVTQQLGKTGVEVQDAPGFVSNRILMPMINEAIYTVYEGVAAPEAVDQVMKLGMHHPMGPLTLADFIGLDTCLAIMETLHQGFGDSKYRPCPLLRKYVSAGWLGRKTGRGFFEYDE, from the coding sequence ATGCCAATGATTCGAGAAGTTACGGTGCTGGGCGCAGGTCAGATGGGGAGCGGAATCGCTCAGACTTTTGCACAGCATGGTTATATGGTTGGACTCTATGATATTGAATCAGCCGCCGTCACGAGAGGATTGGCAGGGATCGAAGAATCTTTATCGCGGTTCGTAAGGAAAGGGAGCTTGTCAGAGGAAGACAAAAGTCAGATCTTGCAACGGATTCATCCGTCTACGGACTTGAATATTGCAACGCGTTCACAGCTTGTAATTGAAGCCGTTCCAGAAAAGATTGCATTGAAGACAGCAATATTGAAGCAATTGGATGATCGATGTTCGCAGAATACGATATTCGCAACCAATACCTCTTCCATCTCGATTACGGCGATTGCATCCGCAACGAGACGTCCGGAGCAGGTGATCGGGATGCATTTCATGAACCCTGTTCCGATCATGCCGCTTGTTGAGATCATACGTGGATTAGCGACCTCAGTGGACACCTTCGAACAGATTCAGTTCGTAACGCAACAATTGGGCAAGACGGGGGTGGAAGTGCAGGACGCCCCGGGTTTCGTCTCTAATCGCATTCTTATGCCGATGATTAACGAGGCGATCTATACCGTCTATGAAGGGGTAGCAGCTCCTGAAGCCGTGGATCAGGTCATGAAGCTGGGCATGCATCATCCCATGGGACCGCTTACGCTCGCTGATTTCATTGGACTCGATACATGCCTAGCCATTATGGAGACCTTGCATCAAGGCTTCGGTGATTCGAAGTATCGACCATGTCCATTACTGCGCAAATATGTGAGTGCAGGATGGCTTGGGCGAAAAACGGGTAGGGGGTTCTTCGAATATGACGAATAA
- a CDS encoding phasin family protein: MKDLLNRSLSLGIGIIAQSKEQIEKTMEELVNKGELTRKESAEWVDELVKKGEEARQKIESNVMERVQRTIGERRDEGVTREEFNALLERITKLEQRLGESE, translated from the coding sequence ATGAAAGATTTATTGAATCGATCATTATCGTTAGGGATTGGTATCATCGCACAGAGTAAGGAACAGATTGAGAAGACCATGGAAGAACTCGTGAATAAAGGAGAACTGACGCGCAAGGAGTCGGCAGAATGGGTGGACGAGCTCGTTAAGAAAGGTGAAGAAGCTAGGCAAAAGATCGAATCGAATGTGATGGAACGTGTCCAGCGTACGATCGGGGAGCGTCGAGATGAAGGTGTGACACGGGAAGAGTTCAACGCCTTGTTAGAGCGAATTACGAAGCTGGAGCAACGACTTGGAGAGAGTGAATAA
- a CDS encoding acyl-CoA dehydrogenase family protein: MQFLGSEELEMTRSVLRDFARSELMPRVKERDEHQLFDRALVRKMADIGLTGMLIPEHYGGAAGDYLTFAVVMEELAAVCVSSAAVLGAHTAFTSWVIHSSGTERLKWEHMHGLAQGLKLGGIGFPVRHVGGEDQDTLLSAHKSGDVHVLQGNHPCVVNAGIADLYILFARVQSGSRKRYQAYVVEKSTMGFEIGKPHRKIGLRSYPTANVVLKQCVLPEINRLGRASHSNSKAVLWGDLTYLSAAAMAVGIAQGAVDRAAAYARERVQFGRAIGRQQGIAFKLADMAVKLEAARMLTYQAAWNMDQRLPSRREAAMARMYSAEAAVSITTEAVQIFGGYGYMQEVGLERYMRDAKCLESDYGTGGFQSDVRSRIRMNSKAVK; the protein is encoded by the coding sequence ATGCAGTTTCTTGGTTCAGAAGAGCTGGAGATGACGCGATCTGTTCTTCGAGATTTTGCTCGCAGTGAATTAATGCCTCGTGTGAAGGAACGAGATGAGCACCAGCTTTTTGACAGAGCTCTGGTCAGGAAGATGGCGGACATAGGTCTTACGGGTATGCTCATACCAGAACATTACGGAGGTGCTGCGGGAGATTATCTCACGTTTGCGGTTGTCATGGAGGAGTTGGCGGCGGTATGCGTTTCTTCCGCAGCTGTCCTTGGAGCCCATACTGCATTTACGAGTTGGGTGATCCATAGCAGCGGGACGGAGAGGTTGAAATGGGAGCATATGCATGGTTTGGCGCAGGGGCTGAAGCTTGGCGGGATCGGTTTTCCGGTTCGTCATGTGGGAGGTGAGGATCAAGACACGCTCTTGTCAGCACATAAGTCAGGCGATGTCCATGTTTTGCAAGGCAATCATCCCTGTGTCGTGAATGCAGGAATTGCAGATTTGTACATCCTCTTCGCCAGGGTTCAGAGCGGGTCTCGGAAGCGGTATCAAGCTTACGTCGTTGAGAAATCAACAATGGGATTCGAGATTGGCAAGCCGCATCGCAAAATTGGGCTTCGATCGTATCCAACAGCAAATGTTGTGCTGAAGCAATGCGTACTCCCGGAAATTAATCGTCTAGGGCGCGCGAGTCATTCGAATAGCAAAGCAGTATTATGGGGCGATCTGACTTATCTGAGTGCTGCGGCAATGGCTGTGGGTATTGCCCAAGGCGCAGTAGATCGAGCTGCAGCTTATGCGAGAGAGCGGGTTCAGTTCGGTAGAGCGATAGGACGTCAGCAAGGTATTGCTTTCAAATTGGCTGATATGGCCGTGAAATTAGAGGCTGCACGAATGCTCACGTATCAAGCTGCTTGGAACATGGATCAACGGTTACCTAGCCGAAGGGAAGCCGCGATGGCCAGAATGTATTCTGCTGAAGCAGCTGTATCCATTACGACCGAGGCGGTTCAAATTTTCGGCGGATACGGTTATATGCAGGAGGTGGGATTAGAGCGATATATGCGCGATGCGAAATGTCTGGAATCGGACTATGGGACAGGAGGATTTCAATCGGATGTAAGGAGTCGTATTCGGATGAATTCGAAGGCGGTGAAGTAA
- a CDS encoding ABC1 kinase family protein — MQIKKRIRQLKRYRKIAIALVRNGFGFIVHDLDLLDLVPFLPRNEKQDVHKKSVGERIRLILEELGPTFVKLGQIASTRPDLLPTDVISALEQLQDQVPPFHSDEVVEIVEDELGERLQHLFLDFNVEPIASASIGQVHEATLHDSTKVAVKVQRPRIQEIIETDLGMLEEFAMLAEKRLVWAKDYRLAEIVQELARSLHAELDYSAEARNGEKFAKQCKHLEHVRVPTLYPKYCSRRILTMEYVTGVKLSDHAGLMEAGHDPTDVARRFASIILHQVLIEGFFHGDPHPGNVIVQENGDLILLDFGMVGRLTEAMKKHFALLVIALRNQSSRGVIRAIGKMGIVPTDVDESALRFDVDELRDKYIQVPLSQVRIGEAVNDLFRVARRHRIRIPSELTMLGKTLLTMEGVVTALDPDFSIFEIAEPYGRRLFKEQFDPIRIGRRWLDDIPEFFDLLTQMPASLRNILTQVQRGKVRIEVTAPELTEFLNKLDRVTDKLSFSIVLLAFSILMVGLIIGSSIGHKTSLSSYPVIEIGMSIAGLFVLWLVYEMIRSIRSKQR, encoded by the coding sequence ATGCAGATTAAGAAACGAATACGCCAACTAAAAAGGTACCGGAAAATTGCCATTGCGCTCGTTCGCAATGGCTTCGGTTTTATCGTACATGATTTGGATTTACTGGATTTGGTTCCGTTCTTGCCTCGAAATGAAAAACAAGATGTACATAAGAAATCCGTTGGCGAACGAATACGACTGATTCTTGAAGAGTTAGGACCGACGTTCGTGAAGCTGGGGCAAATTGCAAGCACACGTCCGGATCTACTGCCCACGGATGTTATTTCCGCGTTAGAACAACTGCAGGATCAGGTGCCGCCATTTCACTCCGATGAGGTGGTGGAGATCGTGGAAGATGAGCTTGGTGAGCGTCTACAGCATCTGTTTCTTGATTTTAATGTGGAGCCAATCGCTTCAGCTTCGATCGGGCAAGTTCATGAAGCCACGCTTCATGACAGCACAAAAGTGGCTGTGAAAGTACAGCGGCCTCGCATTCAAGAGATCATAGAGACCGATCTCGGCATGCTCGAAGAATTTGCGATGCTGGCAGAGAAACGATTAGTATGGGCGAAGGACTACCGCTTGGCTGAGATCGTGCAGGAATTAGCCCGATCGCTCCATGCAGAACTGGACTATTCAGCTGAGGCACGGAATGGAGAGAAATTCGCGAAGCAATGCAAACATCTGGAGCACGTTCGTGTGCCGACGCTGTATCCCAAATATTGTTCTAGGCGCATCCTCACGATGGAGTATGTAACGGGGGTTAAGTTGTCAGATCACGCTGGATTAATGGAAGCCGGACATGATCCTACTGACGTTGCTCGGCGATTCGCTTCGATTATATTACATCAAGTTCTGATCGAAGGATTCTTCCATGGTGATCCGCATCCGGGGAATGTGATCGTGCAAGAGAACGGGGATCTTATCCTTCTAGATTTTGGGATGGTGGGCCGGCTGACAGAGGCGATGAAGAAGCATTTCGCGCTGCTCGTCATTGCGTTACGCAATCAGAGCTCTAGAGGAGTCATCCGCGCAATCGGGAAGATGGGGATTGTTCCGACGGATGTAGATGAATCGGCCCTGCGCTTCGATGTTGACGAGTTAAGAGATAAATACATTCAAGTGCCACTTAGTCAAGTCCGTATCGGTGAAGCGGTAAACGATTTATTTCGGGTTGCTCGCAGACATCGCATACGGATACCTTCAGAATTAACGATGCTCGGCAAGACGCTGCTTACGATGGAAGGCGTAGTTACAGCACTGGACCCGGATTTTAGCATATTTGAAATCGCCGAGCCTTACGGACGGAGGTTATTCAAGGAACAATTCGATCCGATTCGAATTGGGCGGCGATGGCTCGATGACATTCCGGAATTTTTTGATCTCCTTACACAAATGCCTGCAAGTTTGAGGAATATCCTCACGCAGGTGCAAAGAGGCAAGGTACGAATTGAAGTCACGGCCCCAGAGTTAACGGAATTTCTCAATAAATTGGATCGCGTGACAGATAAATTATCGTTCAGTATCGTACTCCTCGCGTTCAGCATTTTGATGGTCGGACTCATCATCGGGTCATCGATAGGTCATAAGACGAGTCTATCAAGTTATCCAGTAATAGAGATTGGGATGAGTATTGCTGGATTGTTCGTCTTATGGCTTGTCTACGAGATGATCAGATCCATTCGTTCGAAGCAGCGATGA
- a CDS encoding VanW family protein, whose translation MGPYGLMTVIVLISRLISPDSFVVEWKGETLATVHRTDYSLPQPGIPLINEKKFQLFLDNIGNKVYLAPVNAGLDDAGRIIPEQMGRKLDRRLFMEKFYRFIYEGGPAKIEIPQRPSFPKVDRELLSVIREKQIGYYTTYFNPRNKNRAQNIMLAARAVNNQVLFPGEKFSFNQVVGIRTESKGYQRAKIIVKGEIAEGIGGGICQISSTLFNAVDRAGLRIIERYSHSRNVPYVPPGRDATVSWGGPDLVFENKYNQPIFIRALVQGGLVQVMIYSSEGVNYKARGVPSASEKLPEEISIETYDRSNQQ comes from the coding sequence ATGGGGCCATATGGGCTTATGACGGTAATCGTTCTCATATCTCGATTAATCTCACCGGACAGTTTCGTTGTGGAATGGAAGGGTGAGACCTTAGCGACCGTTCATCGTACGGATTATTCATTGCCGCAACCCGGAATTCCTCTTATCAATGAAAAGAAGTTCCAGCTGTTTCTCGATAATATCGGCAACAAAGTGTATCTCGCACCTGTCAATGCAGGCCTTGATGACGCTGGGAGAATTATCCCGGAACAAATGGGGAGGAAGCTGGATCGGCGTTTATTCATGGAAAAGTTCTATCGATTTATCTATGAGGGCGGGCCGGCGAAGATTGAAATTCCGCAGCGTCCCTCATTCCCTAAGGTTGATCGGGAGCTGCTCTCCGTTATTCGCGAGAAACAAATAGGTTACTATACAACCTATTTCAACCCGAGGAATAAGAATCGTGCTCAGAATATCATGCTCGCGGCTCGAGCTGTGAACAATCAAGTCCTGTTTCCTGGCGAGAAGTTCTCCTTCAATCAAGTCGTAGGCATACGAACAGAGTCAAAGGGCTATCAACGCGCTAAAATCATCGTCAAAGGGGAAATCGCCGAAGGCATTGGGGGAGGAATATGTCAGATCTCTTCTACATTATTTAACGCTGTTGATCGAGCGGGACTTCGTATCATTGAGCGCTATTCTCATAGTCGGAACGTCCCTTATGTGCCACCTGGCCGAGATGCGACAGTTAGTTGGGGAGGTCCGGATCTGGTATTCGAGAATAAGTACAACCAACCGATTTTTATACGTGCATTGGTGCAAGGCGGTCTTGTTCAAGTGATGATCTACTCCTCTGAAGGGGTTAATTATAAAGCAAGGGGTGTCCCGAGTGCTTCCGAGAAGCTTCCGGAAGAGATTTCCATTGAGACCTATGACAGGAGCAATCAACAGTAA
- a CDS encoding bifunctional transcriptional activator/DNA repair enzyme AdaA, producing MKAQIPDEQWQAILQNNADYDHQFYYAVKTTGIFCRPSCKSKPPNKDNVSIFRNADEALSAGYRPCKRCKPTGQRLPDAEWAEQISRFIDGNFQHPISLQMIADTCHGSPYHLHRIYKRVTGYTPAEYIHQKRLETAKESLRQSDTAISAIAGRVGMPNFPYFVTWFKKNTGYTPAAYRESYRNRWKEEV from the coding sequence ATGAAGGCCCAAATCCCAGACGAACAGTGGCAGGCAATCCTGCAAAATAATGCTGATTACGATCATCAATTCTACTACGCGGTGAAGACGACAGGTATTTTCTGTAGGCCGTCCTGCAAATCGAAACCGCCGAACAAAGATAATGTGAGTATATTCCGGAATGCGGATGAAGCGCTATCTGCGGGGTATCGTCCCTGCAAACGATGTAAGCCGACGGGTCAGCGACTGCCTGATGCGGAGTGGGCTGAGCAAATATCGCGTTTCATTGATGGCAACTTCCAACATCCGATATCACTCCAAATGATTGCGGATACCTGTCATGGAAGTCCATACCATCTGCACCGAATTTACAAACGTGTTACGGGATATACGCCGGCAGAATATATTCACCAAAAGAGACTTGAGACAGCGAAGGAATCGTTACGTCAATCGGATACGGCAATTTCGGCTATTGCGGGGCGGGTAGGGATGCCGAACTTTCCCTATTTCGTGACCTGGTTCAAGAAAAACACGGGATATACCCCAGCTGCATACCGGGAATCTTATCGTAATCGATGGAAGGAAGAGGTGTGA
- a CDS encoding acetyl-CoA C-acetyltransferase, translating to MQGTVIISGARTAFGKFGGMWRDIRAIDLGAAAIRGALQRSALEPADVDGVFMGMALQAGAGQSPARQAALKAGLPHLVTAETVNKVCASGLRAVTLVDQMIRAGDGTIYVAGGMENMSQVPYAAQSMRWGARLGPTHLVDLIQHDGLLCAYEQVLMAQYGDDAARAHGITRAEQDEWALRSHLRAVAAMTQGKFSDEIFPVPSSIALRESDIETDTDECPRKDTDLNKLTKLQPIVGTGGTVTPGNAPGVNDGAAALLVMSKEEVERRALKPLAEIVGHATIGLDARHIAEAPAVAIQKLLQKTGHRLSDIDLFEINEAFAAVILTCSRMIPVDLERVNVNGGAIALGHPLGASGVRILWSLIMELRRKGGGLGVAAICSGGAHGDAIMVRVDG from the coding sequence ATGCAGGGAACGGTGATCATATCGGGCGCTCGTACCGCATTCGGCAAATTCGGAGGAATGTGGCGGGATATTAGGGCGATTGACCTTGGAGCTGCAGCGATTCGAGGTGCCTTGCAGCGAAGCGCATTGGAGCCAGCGGATGTGGATGGCGTCTTCATGGGCATGGCGCTTCAAGCCGGCGCAGGGCAGAGCCCGGCGAGACAAGCGGCTTTGAAGGCAGGGCTTCCCCATCTTGTCACAGCGGAGACGGTAAATAAAGTCTGCGCCTCGGGGCTGCGAGCCGTTACCCTTGTTGATCAAATGATCCGTGCGGGTGACGGAACGATCTACGTCGCAGGCGGGATGGAGAATATGAGCCAAGTTCCATATGCGGCACAGAGCATGCGATGGGGGGCAAGGCTGGGTCCCACTCATCTAGTGGACTTAATCCAACATGACGGTCTGTTATGTGCTTATGAGCAGGTACTCATGGCGCAATACGGCGATGACGCAGCTCGAGCGCACGGAATTACCCGGGCAGAGCAAGATGAATGGGCGCTGCGAAGCCACTTGCGTGCTGTTGCTGCCATGACGCAAGGGAAGTTTAGCGATGAGATCTTTCCTGTCCCCTCATCCATAGCTTTACGCGAGTCAGATATAGAAACAGATACAGATGAATGTCCAAGGAAGGATACGGATCTCAATAAGTTAACGAAATTACAACCTATCGTTGGTACCGGAGGAACCGTAACGCCAGGAAATGCCCCTGGTGTGAACGATGGAGCTGCAGCGCTCCTCGTGATGTCGAAGGAAGAAGTTGAGCGCCGAGCGCTTAAGCCACTAGCGGAGATTGTCGGTCATGCGACCATTGGGCTGGACGCGCGTCATATCGCCGAAGCACCGGCAGTAGCGATCCAGAAGCTGCTGCAGAAGACGGGACATCGGCTTTCGGATATTGATCTTTTTGAAATCAACGAGGCGTTTGCAGCAGTCATTCTCACTTGCTCCCGCATGATACCGGTGGATTTGGAGCGGGTGAATGTTAATGGTGGTGCAATTGCGTTAGGACATCCGTTAGGCGCAAGCGGTGTAAGGATATTGTGGAGTTTGATTATGGAGCTTCGGCGCAAGGGAGGAGGTTTAGGCGTAGCTGCAATATGCAGCGGTGGAGCCCACGGCGACGCCATTATGGTTCGAGTGGACGGATAG
- a CDS encoding acyl-CoA dehydrogenase family protein, whose amino-acid sequence MELRLSREQAHWQNRTRQFAESILVSHAARMEQVGAFPRELLMEMRANGLMGIPIPKAWGGEGADFISYILSIHEISKVSAAAGVILSVHTSVGTLPILYYGTDEQKKKYVRKLASGDALGAFALTEPQAGSDAASIRTTAIREGDYYRLKGSKMFITNAGEADTYITFAVTNASQGARGISAFIIERDCPGFIVGRAEKKMGLHGSNTCEITLEDVRIPVTQRLGHEGEGFVIAMGTLDGGRIGIAAQALGIAQAALELVEGARIRKGDSLARRRRWSSSELDLFAELTTQVEAARLLVYRAASMRQAGLPCTKESSMAKMFASDTAMRVTGAVVSMLGRQGCTDEYAAERLFRDAKVTQIYEGTNEIHRIVISGSMLR is encoded by the coding sequence ATGGAACTCCGATTGTCGAGAGAACAAGCGCATTGGCAGAACAGAACAAGGCAGTTTGCGGAGTCCATCCTTGTATCTCATGCTGCTCGTATGGAACAAGTGGGTGCTTTTCCGAGGGAATTATTGATGGAGATGAGAGCGAACGGACTCATGGGCATTCCCATACCAAAGGCGTGGGGCGGTGAAGGGGCTGACTTCATTTCCTATATTCTATCGATCCATGAAATCTCCAAGGTTAGCGCAGCTGCGGGCGTCATTCTCTCGGTGCATACATCCGTAGGTACACTGCCTATTTTGTATTACGGAACAGATGAGCAGAAGAAGAAATATGTTCGGAAATTGGCTTCGGGGGATGCGTTGGGCGCATTTGCGCTAACGGAGCCGCAAGCGGGATCGGATGCGGCATCCATTCGAACGACAGCCATTCGCGAAGGGGATTATTATCGCTTGAAGGGTTCGAAGATGTTTATTACGAACGCGGGTGAGGCGGATACTTATATCACATTTGCTGTGACCAATGCATCGCAAGGTGCCCGTGGGATCTCGGCATTTATTATTGAACGGGATTGCCCGGGGTTCATCGTTGGTAGAGCGGAGAAGAAAATGGGTCTTCATGGCTCGAATACGTGTGAAATAACACTCGAGGACGTGCGAATTCCAGTCACACAACGCTTAGGACACGAAGGGGAAGGCTTCGTCATTGCGATGGGGACGCTCGATGGCGGGCGCATCGGCATCGCAGCGCAAGCCTTAGGGATAGCCCAGGCAGCGCTGGAGCTCGTGGAAGGAGCTAGAATACGGAAGGGAGACTCACTCGCAAGAAGGCGAAGATGGTCTTCGTCTGAGCTTGATCTGTTCGCAGAGCTGACGACGCAAGTTGAGGCCGCAAGGCTGCTCGTGTATCGTGCCGCTTCCATGCGGCAGGCCGGTCTACCATGTACGAAAGAATCCTCCATGGCGAAGATGTTCGCTTCGGATACGGCGATGCGAGTCACCGGCGCGGTAGTAAGCATGCTCGGTCGTCAAGGCTGCACCGATGAATATGCAGCAGAGCGGTTGTTTCGCGATGCGAAAGTGACTCAAATTTACGAAGGGACCAATGAGATTCATCGCATTGTAATTAGTGGTTCTATGCTGCGATAA